Proteins from a single region of Anthonomus grandis grandis chromosome 10, icAntGran1.3, whole genome shotgun sequence:
- the LOC126741725 gene encoding CD151 antigen has product MGASNMDGCGNFMKYSLFFVNLVIFGGGIIASALGIWILADKSFANELLGTNLYSGSAYVLVITGILVVLISCLGCLGSIKEIRCMLVIYFTSLFLIFVTMLIGGILGYIFREKVEKTIRLGMDRSLSDYRSDPVITAAWDNTQKTLECCGVNGYDDWKDRIPDSCCRLTPNGKPLACQQIEEKNKFTIHLDGCLTITKNFVKNHALIIGTAGVVLSSLLILGMIFSCALFKLIK; this is encoded by the exons ATGGGTGCCTCTAACATGGATGGATGTGGGAATTTCATGAAATACAGCttgttttttgtgaatttggtaattttt gggGGTGGAATCATAGCATCTGCTCTAGGAATTTGGATCTTGGCGGACAAGTCTTTCGCAAACGAACTTCTAGGAACGAACCTTTATTCAGGATCAGCGTACGTTTTAGTGATCACCGGAATCCTAGTAGTGTTGATTTCTTGCCTAGGATGTTTAGGATCCATTAAGGAAATCAGATGTATGTTAGTTATT tattttacgtctcttttcttaatattcGTCACGATGCTAATTGGGGGAATATTGGGATACATATTTCGAGAAAAAGTGGAGAAAACTATCCGCCTTGGAATGGACCGATCTTTAAGCGATTATAGGAGTGATCCGGTTATTACTGCAGCTTGGGATAACACTCAAAAAACATTGGAGTGTTGTGGAGTTAATGGATACGAT GATTGGAAAGACAGAATACCGGATTCGTGTTGTAGGCTGACACCCAATGGTAAACCTTTAGCGTGTCAGCAAATAGAggagaaaaacaaatttactatCCACTTGGACGGTTGTTTGactattactaaaaattttgtgaaaaaccACGCTCTCATCATTGGAACAGCCGGTGTAGTATTGTCTAGTTTGCTG attTTAGGAATGATCTTCTCCTGTGCACTTTTCAAGTTAATTAAGTAA